The Drosophila bipectinata strain 14024-0381.07 chromosome 2L, DbipHiC1v2, whole genome shotgun sequence genome has a segment encoding these proteins:
- the Mhc gene encoding myosin heavy chain, muscle isoform X21 has protein sequence MPKPAPNLEDEDPTPYLFVSLEQRRIDQSKPYDSKKNCWIPDEKEGYLLGEIKATKGDIVSVGLPGGETRDLKKDLLQQVNPPKYEKAEDMSNLTYLNDASVLHNLRQRYYNKLIYTYSGLFCVAINPYKRYPVYTNRCAKMYRGKRRNEVPPHIFAISDGAYVDMLTNHVNQSMLITGESGAGKTENTKKVIAYFATVGASTKKDESQKNKGSLEDQVVQTNPVLEAFGNAKTVRNDNSSRFGKFIRIHFGPTGKLAGADIETYLLEKARVISQQSLERSYHIFYQIMSGSVAGVKDMCFLSDNIYDYYNVSQGKVTVPNMDDGEEFQLADQAFDILGFTKQEKEDVYRITAAVMHMGGMKFKQRGREEQAEQDGEEEGGRVSKLFGCDTAELYKNLLKPRIKVGNEFVTQGRNVQQVTNSIGALCKGVFDRLFKWLVKKCNETLDTQQKRQHFIGVLDIAGFEIFDYNGFEQLCINFTNEKLQQFFNHHMFVLEQEEYKKEGINWDFIDFGMDLLACIDLIEKPMGILSILEEESMFPKATDQTFSEKLTNTHLGKSAPFQKPKPPKPGQQAAHFAIGHYAGVVAYNITGWLEKNKDPLNDTVVDQFKKSQNKLLIEIFADHAGQSGGGEQAKGGRGKKGGGFATVSSAYKEQLNSLMTTLRSTQPHFVRCIIPNEMKQPGLVDAHLVMHQLTCNGVLEGIRICRKGFPNRMVYPDFKMRYMILAPAIMAAEKVAKTAAGKCLEAVGLDPDMYRIGHTKVFFRAGVLGQMEEFRDERLGKIMSWMQAWARGYLSRKGFKKLQEQRVALKVVQRNLRKYLQLRTWPWYKLWQKVKPLLNVSRIEDEIARLEEKAKKAEELHAAEVKVRKELEALNAKLLAEKTALLDSLSGEKGQLQDFQERNAKLTAQKNDLENQLRDIQERLTQEEDARNQLFQQKKKADQEISGLKKDIEDLELNIQKAEQDKATKDHQIRNLNDEIAHQDELINKLNKEKKMQGESNQKTGEELQAAEDKINHLNKVKAKLEQTLDELEDSLEREKKVRGDVEKSKRKVEGDLKLTQEAVADLERNKKELEQTIQRKDKELSSITAKLEDEQVVVGKHQRQIKELQARIEELEEEVEAERQARAKAEKQRADLARELEELGERLEEAGGATSAQIELNKKREAELSKLRRDLEEANIQHESTLANLRKKHNDAVAEMAEQVDQLNKLKAKAEHDRQTCHNELNQTRTACDQLGRDKAAQEKIAKQLQHTLNEVQSKLDETNRTLNDFDASKKKLSIENSDLLRQLEEAESQVSQLSKIKISLTTQLEDTKRLADEESRERATLLGKFRNLEHDLDNLREQVEEEAEGKADLQRQLSKANAEAQVWRSKYESDGVARSEELEEAKRKLQARLAEAEETIESLNQKCIGLEKTKQRLSTEVEDLQLEVDRANAIANAAEKKQKAFDKIIGEWKLKVDDLAAELDASQKECRNYSTELFRLKGAYEEGQEQLEAVRRENKNLADEVKDLLDQIGEGGRNIHEIEKARKRLEAEKDELQAALEEAEAALEQEENKVLRAQLELSQVRQEIDRRIQEKEEEFENTRKNHQRALDSMQASLEAEAKGKAEALRMKKKLEADINELEIALDHANKANAEAQKNIKRYQQQLKDIQTALEEEQRARDDAREQLGISERRANALQNELEESRTLLEQADRGRRQAEQELADAHEQLNEVSAQNASISAAKRKLESELQTLHSDLDELLNEAKNSEEKAKKAMVDAARLADELRAEQDHAQTQEKLRKALEQQIKELQVRLDEAEANALKGGKKAIQKLEQRVRELENELDGEQRRHADAQKNLRKSERRIKELSFQSEEDRKNHERMQDLVDKLQQKIKTYKRQIEEAEEIAALNLAKFRKAQQELEEAEERADLAEQAISKFRAKGRAGSVGRGASPAPRATSVRPQFDGLAFPPRFDLAPENEF, from the exons ATGCCGAAGCCAGCTCCAAATCTTGAGGATGAGGATCCCACCCCATACCTGTTCGTGTCTCTGGAACAGAGACGTATCGATCAATCGAAACCCTATGATTCGAAGAAGAACTGTTGGATCCCCGACGAGAAGGAGGGTTATCTCCTTGGTGAGATCAAGGCCACCAAGGGCGATATCGTCTCCGTCGGCTTGCCTGGTGGAGAG acacGAGACCTCAAGAAAGATCTGCTCCAGCAAGTGAACCCTCCAAAATACGAAAAAGCTGAGGATATGTCCAACTTGACATACCTTAACGATGCCTCTGTGCTCCATAACTTGAGACAGAGATACTACAACAAGCTCATCTAC ACCTACTCTGGTCTTTTCTGCGTTGCCATCAATCCTTACAAGCGCTACCCCGTATATACCAACCGTTGCGCTAAGATGTACCGTGGCAAGCGCCGTAATGAGGTGCCACCCCACATTTTCGCCATCTCTGACGGTGCCTACGTCGACATGTTGACCAACCACGTGAATCAATCTATGTTGATCACCGGTGAGTCTGGTGCCGGAAAGACTGAGAACACCAAGAAGGTCATTGCGTACTTCGCCACTGTTGGCGCTTCCACCAAGAAGGATGAGTCGCAGAAGAACAAGGGTTCCCTGGAAGATCAGGTTGTGCAGACTAACCCTGTGCTTGAGGCTTTCGGTAATGCCAAGACCGTGCGTAACGATAACTCTTCTCGTTTC GGTAAATTCATCCGTATCCACTTCGGACCTACTGGTAAACTGGCTGGTGCTGATATTGAGACCT ATCTGCTGGAGAAGGCCCGTGTCATCTCCCAGCAGTCCCTGGAGCGTTCCTACCACATCTTCTACCAGATCATGTCTGGCTCCGTTGCCGGTGTTAAAG ACATGTGCTTCCTCTCCGATAACATTTACGACTACTATAACGTATCCCAGGGTAAAGTCACTGTACCCAACATGGATGACGGTGAGGAATTCCAGCTTGCAGAT CAAGCCTTCGACATTCTGGGCTTCACCAAGCAGGAGAAGGAGGATGTGTACAGGATCACCGCCGCTGTCATGCACATGGGTGGCATGAAGTTCAAGCAACGTGGTCGCGAGGAGCAGGCTGAGCAGGACGGTGAGGAGGAGGGTGGCCGTGTGTCCAAGCTGTTCGGCTGCGACACCGCTGAGCTGTACAAGAACTTGCTCAAGCCCCGCATCAAGGTCGGTAACGAGTTCGTCACCCAGGGCCGTAACGTCCAGCAGGTCACCAACTCGATCGgtgccctctgcaagggtgtcTTCGATCGTCTGTTCAAGTGGCTGGTCAAGAAGTGTAACGAGACTCTGGATACCCAGCAGAAGCGTCAGCACTTCATTGGTGTACTGGATATTGCTGGTTTTGAAATCTTCGAC TACAACGGCTTCGAACAACTGTGTATTAACTTCACCAATGAGAAACTGCAACAGTTCTTTAACCATCACATGTTCGTCTTGGAACAAGAGGAGTACAAGAAGGAGGGTATTAACTGGGACTTTATCGATTTCGGTATGGACTTGCTGGCCTGTATCGATCTGATTGAAAAG CCTATGGGTATCCTGTCCATCCTTGAAGAAGAGTCTATGTTCCCCAAGGCCACCGATCAGACCTTCTCGGAGAAGCTGACCAACACCCATTTGGGCAAGTCGGCTCCATTCCAGAAGCCCAAGCCCCCAAAGCCCGGCCAGCAGGCTGCCCACTTTGCCATCGGCCATTATGCTGGTGTTGTGGCCTACAACATCACCGGTTGGTTGGAGAAGAACAAGGATCCTCTGAACGACACTGTTGTCGACCAGTTCAAGAAGTCGCAGAACAAGCTGCTGATCGAAATCTTCGCCGATCACGCCGGACAGTCGGGCGGCGGTGAACAGGCCAAGGGAGGTCGTGGCAAGAAGGGCGGTGGCTTCGCCACTGTGTCCTCTGCCTACAAGGAGCAGTTGAACAGCTTGATGACCACTCTGCGCTCCACCCAGCCTCACTTCGTCCGTTGCATCATTCCCAACGAGATGAAGCAGCCTGGACTTGTTGATGCCCACTTGGTCATGCACCAGCTGACCTGTAACGGTGTGCTTGAAGGTATCCGTATTTGCCGTAAGGGCTTCCCCAACAGGATGGTCTACCCTGACTTCAAGATGCG TTACATGATTCTGGCCCCGGCCATCATGGCGGCCGAAAAGGTGGCCAAGACTGCGGCCGGCAAGTGTTTGGAAGCCGTCGGACTGGATCCCGATATGTATCGCATTGGTCACACCAAG GTGTTCTTCCGCGCCGGTGTCCTGGGTCAGATGGAGGAGTTCCGTGATGAGCGTCTGGGCAAGATCATGTCCTGGATGCAGGCCTGGGCCCGTGGTTACCTGTCCCGTAAGGGCTTCAAGAAGCTCCAGGAACAGCGCGTCGCCCTCAAGGTTGTCCAGCGCAATCTGCGCAAATACCTGCAGCTCCGCACCTGGCCATGGTACAAACTGTGGCAGAAGGTCAAGCCCCTCCTCAACGTCAGCCGTATCGAGGATGAGATTGCC CGTCTGGAGGAGAAGGCCAAGAAGGCTGAGGAACTGCATGCCGCTGAAGTGAAAGTACGCAAGGAGCTGGAGGCCCTCAACGCCAAGCTGTTGGCTGAGAAGACCGCCCTGCTGGACTCTCTGTCCGGTGAGAAGGGTCAGCTGCAGGACTTCCAGGAGCGCAACGCCAAGTTGACCGCCCAGAAGAACGACCTCGAGAACCAGCTGCGC GACATCCAAGAGCGCCTGACTCAGGAGGAAGATGCCCGCAACCAGCTGTTCCAGCAGAAGAAGAAGGCCGACCAGGAGATCTCTGGCCTGAAGAAGGACATCGAGGATCTGGAGCTGAACATCCAGAAGGCCGAGCAGGACAAGGCCACCAAGGATCACCAGATCCGCAACTTGAACGACGAGATCGCCCACCAGGATGAGCTCATCAACAAGCTGAACAAGGAGAAGAAGATGCAGGGCGAGTCCAACCAGAAGACTGGTGAGGAACTGCAGGCCGCCGAGGACAAGATCAACCACTTGAACAAGGTTAAGGCCAAGCTCGAGCAGACCCTCGACGAGCTCGAGGACTCTCTGGAGCGCGAGAAGAAGGTGCGCGGCGATGTTGAGAAGTCCAAGCGCAAGGTTGAGGGCGACCTCAAGCTCACCCAGGAGGCTGTTGCCGATCTAGAGCGCAACAAGAAGGAACTGGAGCAGACCATCCAGCGCAAGGACAAGGAGCTATCCTCCATCACCGCCAAGCTCGAGGATGAGCAGGTCGTGGTTGGCAAGCACCAGCGCCAGATCAAGGAACTGCAGGCCCGCATTGAGGAGCTCGAGGAGGAGGTCGAGGCTGAGCGCCAGGCCCGCGCCAAGGCTGAGAAGCAGCGCGCCGATCTGGCCCGCGAGCTTGAGGAATTGGGCGAGCGTCTGGAGGAGGCTGGCGGTGCCACCTCTGCCCAGATTGAGCTCAACAAGAAGCGTGAGGCTGAGCTCAGCAAGCTCCGTCGCGATCTTGAGGAGGCCAACATCCAGCACGAGTCCACCCTGGCTAACCTGCGCAAGAAGCACAACGATGCCGTCGCCGAGATGGCCGAGCAGGTTGATCAGCTCAACAAGCTGAAGGCTAA GGCCGAGCACGATCGCCAGACTTGCCACAACGAGCTGAATCAGACTCGTACCGCCTGCGATCAGCTGGGTCGCGATAAG gcTGCCCAGGAGAAGATCGCCAAGCAGCTGCAGCACACCCTCAACGAAGTCCAGTCCAAATTGGATGAGACCAACAGGACTCTGAACGACTTCGATGCCAGCAAGAAGAAGCTGTCCATTGAGAACTCCGATCTGCTCCGCCAGCTGGAGGAGGCCGAGTCCCAGGTGTCTCAGCTGTCCAAGATCAAGATCTCCCTGACCACCCAGCTTGAGGATACCAAGCGTCTGGCCGATGAGGAGTCCCGCGAGCGCGCCACCCTTCTGGGCAAGTTCCGCAACCTGGAGCACGACCTGGACAACCTGCGCGAACAGGTTGAGGAGGAGGCTGAGGGCAAGGCTGATCTGCAGCGCCAGCTCAGCAAGGCCAACGCCGAGGCCCAGGTCTGGCGTAGCAAGTACGAGTCCGATGGTGTTGCCCGCTCtgaggagctggaggaggcCAAGAGGAAGCTGCAGGCCCGTCTCGCCGAGGCTGAGGAGACCATTGAGTCCCTCAACCAGAAGTGCATCGGCCTGGAGAAGACCAAGCAGCGCCTGTCCACCGAAGTGGAGGATCTGCAGCTGGAGGTCGACCGTGCCAACGCCATTGCCAACGCTGCCGAGAAGAAGCAGAAGGCCTTCGACAAGATCATCGGCGAGTGGAAGCTCAAGGTCGATGATTTGGCCGCTGAGCTGGATGCCTCCCAGAAGGAGTGCCGCAACTACTCCACCGAGCTGTTCCGTCTGAAGGGTGCCTACGAGGAGGGCCAGGAGCAGCTGGAGGCTGTGCGTCGTGAGAACAAGAACTTGGCTGATGAGGTCAAGGATCTGCTCGACCAGATCGGTGAGGGTGGCCGCAACATCCATGAGATCGAGAAGGCCCGCAAGCGCCTGGAGGCTGAGAAGGACGAGCTCCAGGCCGCCCTTGAGGAGGCTGAGGCTGCTCTTGAGCAGGAGGAGAACAAGGTGCTGCGCGCCCAGCTGGAGCTGTCCCAGGTCCGCCAGGAAATCGACCGCCGCATCCAGGAGAAGGAAGAGGAGTTCGAGAACACCCGCAAGAACCACCAGCGCGCCCTCGACTCCATGCAGGCTTCCCTTGAGGCTGAGGCCAAGGGCAAGGCTGAGGCCCTGCGCATGAAGAAGAAGCTGGAGGCTGACATCAACGAGCTGGAGATTGCTCTGGATCATGCCAACAAG GCTAACGCCGAGGCCCAGAAGAACATCAAGCGTTACCAGCAACAGCTTAAGGACATCCAGACCGCCCTCGAGGAGGAGCAGCGCGCCCGCGACGATGCCCGCGAACAGCTGGGTATCTCCGAGCGTCGTGCCAACGCCCTCCAGAACGAACTGGAGGAGTCGCGCACTCTGTTGGAGCAGGCCGACCGTGGCCGTCGCCAGGCCGAGCAGGAACTGGCCGATGCCCACGAGCAGTTGAACGAGGTTTCCGCCCAGAACGCCTCCATCTCCGCTGCCAAGAGGAAGCTGGAGTCTGAGCTGCAGACCCTGCACTCCGACCTGGACGAACTCTTGAACGAGGCCAAGAACTCCGAGGAGAAGGCCAAGAAGGCTATGGTTGATGCCGCCCGCCTGGCTGATGAGCTCCGCGCTGAGCAGGATCATGCCCAGACCCAGGAGAAATTGAGGAAGGCTTTGGAGCAGCAGATCAAGGAGCTCCAGGTCCGTCTCGACGAGGCCGAGGCCAACGCCCTCAAGGGAGGCAAGAAGGCCATCCAGAAGCTGGAGCAGCGCGTCCGCGAGCTCGAGAACGAGCTGGATGGTGAGCAGAGGCGACATGCCGATGCCCAGAAGAACTTGCGCAAGTCTGAGCGCCGCATCAAGGAGCTGAGCTTCCAGTCTGAGGAGGACCGCAAGAACCACGAACGCATGCAGGATCTGGTCGACAAGCTGCAACAGAAGATCAAGACATACAAGAGGCAGATCGAGGAGGCTGAGGAAATCGCTGCCCTCAACTTGGCCAAATTCCGCAAGGCTcagcaggagctggaggaggcTGAGGAGCGTGCCGATCTGGCCGAGCAGGCCATCAGCAAATTCCGCGCCAAGGGACGTGCCGGTTCTGTCGGTCGTGGTGCCAGCCCAGCG CCCCGTGCGACGTCCGTCAGGCCACAATTCGACGGATTGGCCTTCCCACCAAGATTCGACCTTGCTCCTGAAAACGAATTCTAA